AGTAATACTCATCGGGCTCTGGTTACACCCGATGAGTATTATGCTTAACAGCTCACTGATCGATAGGTATAACCAGCAGATCTATCGAGACCTTATTTACCAGCTCATGATGCTTAGATGCTAAACGATGCCAGAATCCATTATCATGACCACATACGATTAAGTCAGCGCCTACCTCGGCCACTGTTTCATCTAAGCGAGCACTTAAATCACCTTGCATAACAAACTGATTCTCGATGGCATAGTTGGTATCCACCACCAAAGCGTTAAGCTTATTAGCAGACTCTTTAAGGCTTGGATGCATAGGTTCTATGGCGGCTAAATCAAGATCGATTAGCCCACTGAATGCTGAATCGTTAGCGCTTTCATCAACAAAAATCAGTGATACTTTTGCATCAAGTGGTTTCGCTAGCAGAATGACTTTGTCGATTATTCTTCTGCTGTTTTCAGAGAGGTC
The nucleotide sequence above comes from Agarivorans sp. Alg241-V36. Encoded proteins:
- a CDS encoding universal stress protein, which encodes MSYRHILVAVDLSENSRRIIDKVILLAKPLDAKVSLIFVDESANDSAFSGLIDLDLAAIEPMHPSLKESANKLNALVVDTNYAIENQFVMQGDLSARLDETVAEVGADLIVCGHDNGFWHRLASKHHELVNKVSIDLLVIPIDQ